Proteins found in one Seonamhaeicola sp. S2-3 genomic segment:
- a CDS encoding AIR synthase related protein, whose product MSQEVSKRYAQRGVSASKEDVHNAIKNIDKGLFPKAFCKIVPDYLANDDDYCLIMHADGAGTKSSLAYMYWKETGDVSVWKGIAQDALIMNIDDLLCVGATDNIMLSSTIGRNKNLIPGEVISAIINGTEELLEDLQSFGVTIHSTGGETADVGDLVRTIIVDSTVTARMKRIDVIDNANIKPGDVIVGLASYGQATYEKEYNGGMGSNGLTSARHDVFNKYLAEKFPESFDASVPEDLVYSGNVKLTDAVKDSPIDAGKLVLSPTRTYAPIIKQILSKYNSNTIHGMVHCSGGAQTKILHFIDENHVVKDNLFPIPPLFKLIQEQSKTDWKEMYQVFNCGHRMELYVTPEIANDIIEISKSFNVDAQVIGRVEASKEKKLTIKSEFGEFSY is encoded by the coding sequence ATGAGTCAAGAAGTTTCTAAGCGCTACGCACAACGTGGGGTTTCGGCATCAAAAGAAGATGTTCACAACGCTATAAAAAATATTGATAAGGGTCTGTTTCCAAAAGCCTTTTGTAAAATAGTACCAGATTACTTAGCTAATGATGATGATTATTGTTTAATTATGCATGCCGATGGTGCAGGAACAAAATCATCTTTAGCTTATATGTACTGGAAAGAAACTGGAGATGTATCAGTTTGGAAAGGCATTGCTCAAGATGCACTTATAATGAATATAGATGATTTGCTATGTGTAGGTGCTACAGATAACATTATGCTGTCATCTACTATAGGAAGAAACAAAAACTTAATACCTGGAGAGGTAATTTCGGCTATTATAAACGGAACCGAAGAGTTATTGGAAGATTTACAATCGTTTGGGGTTACCATTCATTCTACTGGAGGAGAAACAGCCGATGTTGGAGATTTGGTAAGAACCATTATTGTAGATTCTACCGTAACCGCAAGAATGAAACGTATTGATGTTATTGATAACGCAAACATAAAACCTGGCGATGTTATTGTTGGTTTAGCTTCTTACGGGCAAGCTACCTATGAGAAAGAATATAATGGCGGTATGGGAAGTAATGGTTTAACTTCTGCGCGTCATGACGTGTTTAATAAATATTTAGCTGAAAAATTCCCAGAGAGTTTTGATGCTTCAGTGCCCGAAGATTTAGTGTATTCTGGTAATGTAAAATTAACTGATGCTGTTAAAGATTCGCCTATAGATGCCGGTAAACTGGTATTGTCTCCAACAAGAACCTATGCGCCAATAATAAAGCAAATACTCTCTAAATATAATAGTAATACTATTCACGGAATGGTACATTGCTCAGGTGGAGCACAAACAAAAATTCTTCATTTTATAGATGAAAATCATGTGGTGAAAGATAATTTATTTCCAATACCACCGCTTTTTAAATTAATTCAAGAGCAATCAAAAACCGATTGGAAAGAAATGTACCAAGTATTTAACTGTGGGCATAGAATGGAGTTGTATGTAACTCCAGAAATTGCAAATGATATTATTGAAATATCAAAATCGTTTAACGTTGATGCTCAGGTGATTGGTAGAGTGGAAGCATCAAAAGAAAAGAAGCTCACAATAAAAAGTGAGTTTGGAGAGTTTAGCTATTAG
- a CDS encoding YcxB family protein, protein MDINLKYKLYQQDYLHQVLYSNAMSKNAKKQRLRAWVFTTFFILILSFLWLSVSNDTIEMGHYLGAIPTCIIGILCFPYFFKFIQKKQLLKHTNEVYKNNYGKEINLLFGTNTIEIQNALGISKINYSALEKIIETSSHFFMVLKAGSYIIIPKSSIKNMDDFRVKIKNIASKSKILYSTELDWKW, encoded by the coding sequence ATGGACATAAATCTGAAATACAAACTATATCAACAAGATTATTTACACCAGGTTTTGTATTCTAATGCCATGAGTAAAAACGCTAAAAAACAACGATTAAGAGCATGGGTATTTACTACGTTTTTTATCTTAATTCTTAGTTTTCTGTGGTTATCTGTGTCTAACGATACAATTGAAATGGGTCATTATTTAGGAGCCATTCCCACCTGTATTATTGGTATACTTTGCTTTCCTTACTTTTTTAAATTTATACAAAAAAAACAATTATTAAAGCACACTAATGAAGTTTATAAAAATAATTACGGAAAAGAAATTAATCTTTTATTTGGAACAAATACCATTGAAATTCAAAATGCCTTAGGAATATCTAAAATAAACTATTCGGCTTTAGAAAAAATTATTGAAACATCTAGTCATTTCTTTATGGTATTGAAAGCTGGTTCTTATATTATTATTCCTAAATCAAGCATAAAAAACATGGATGATTTTAGAGTTAAGATTAAAAATATAGCTAGCAAAAGTAAAATTTTATATTCAACAGAATTAGATTGGAAATGGTAG
- a CDS encoding glutamine synthetase III — MPTLRFHAIKESLIHKPINVVETEKRSDIFGKNVFNINTMRQYLTKDALDGVMNAIQHGTKIKRNIADQVAASMKDWALSKGVTHYTHWFQPLTGVTAEKHDAFFETISEGVAIEKFDGGQLVQQEPDASSFPSGGIRNTFEARGYTAWDPTSPAFIYGTTLCIPTIFVAYTGEALDYKTPLLRALNAVDTAATDVCRYFDKNVKKVSSSLGWEQEYFLIDKLLAASRPDIALTGRTLLGHSSAKGQQLDDHYFGAIPNRALNFMRDLENECMLLGIPVKTRHNEVAPNQFELAPIFEEANLAVDHNALLMDVMGRVASRHNFKVLFHEKPFAGMNGSGKHNNWSLSTDTGVNLLAPGKTPMSNLQFLTFFVNTIKAVHTYEELLRASVASAGNDHRLGANEAPPAIISVFIGEQLTKVLNELEGVTKGKLSPEEKTELKLNVVGKIPDVLLDNTDRNRTSPFAFTGNKFEFRAVGSTTNCSNPMTVLNTIVAKQLIEFKKEVDKLIDGKGLKKDEAVFNVLREYIKSCKPILFEGNGYGEAWEKEAKKRGLSNNKTTPEALKIKVAKESIDLFEEMNVLSEIETKARYEIEVEAYIMHIQIEARVLGDIARNHIVPTAVKYQNILIENVKGLKEIFETDFEKVSKEQINLIKEISSHIEAINTKVTALINERKKANKLADIEKKAAAYCNQVKPLFEDIRYHCDKLELLVDDEIWPLTKYREMLFTR, encoded by the coding sequence ATGCCTACATTACGTTTTCACGCCATAAAAGAATCTCTTATACATAAACCAATTAATGTTGTTGAAACTGAAAAACGCTCTGATATTTTTGGTAAAAATGTGTTTAATATAAATACCATGCGTCAGTATTTAACCAAAGATGCCTTAGATGGTGTTATGAATGCTATTCAACACGGTACAAAAATTAAACGCAATATAGCAGACCAAGTAGCAGCTTCAATGAAAGATTGGGCGTTATCTAAAGGGGTTACGCATTACACACATTGGTTTCAGCCATTAACAGGGGTTACTGCAGAAAAGCACGATGCTTTTTTTGAAACAATTAGTGAAGGTGTTGCTATTGAAAAGTTTGATGGCGGTCAATTAGTACAGCAAGAACCCGATGCTTCAAGTTTTCCAAGTGGAGGTATTAGAAATACGTTTGAAGCTAGAGGCTACACTGCTTGGGATCCAACATCACCTGCATTTATATACGGAACAACGCTTTGTATTCCAACTATTTTTGTAGCGTATACAGGAGAAGCGTTAGATTATAAGACCCCGCTTTTAAGAGCTTTAAATGCTGTTGATACTGCAGCAACCGATGTATGCCGATATTTTGATAAAAATGTAAAAAAAGTATCATCATCATTAGGATGGGAACAAGAGTACTTTTTAATAGATAAACTATTGGCTGCTAGCAGACCAGATATTGCTTTAACAGGGAGAACATTACTAGGCCACTCTTCTGCCAAAGGGCAGCAGCTAGATGATCATTATTTTGGAGCCATACCTAACAGAGCATTAAACTTTATGCGCGATTTAGAAAACGAATGTATGTTGTTAGGGATTCCTGTTAAAACAAGACATAATGAGGTAGCTCCAAACCAATTTGAATTAGCTCCTATTTTTGAAGAAGCTAATTTAGCTGTAGATCATAATGCGCTTTTAATGGATGTTATGGGGCGTGTGGCATCACGTCATAATTTTAAAGTATTATTTCATGAAAAGCCATTTGCAGGAATGAATGGCTCAGGAAAACATAATAACTGGTCTTTATCTACAGACACTGGAGTTAATTTATTGGCGCCAGGAAAAACCCCCATGAGTAATCTTCAATTTTTAACATTTTTTGTTAATACCATAAAAGCGGTACATACTTACGAAGAGTTGTTAAGAGCTTCTGTTGCATCTGCAGGCAATGACCATAGGTTAGGGGCTAATGAGGCGCCACCAGCTATTATTTCTGTGTTTATTGGAGAACAATTAACTAAAGTTTTAAATGAATTAGAAGGGGTTACAAAAGGAAAACTGTCGCCAGAAGAAAAAACAGAATTAAAACTTAATGTAGTTGGTAAAATACCAGATGTGTTATTAGATAATACCGATAGAAACCGTACCTCGCCATTTGCTTTTACAGGTAATAAATTTGAATTTAGAGCAGTAGGGTCTACCACAAATTGTAGTAACCCTATGACGGTTTTAAACACCATAGTAGCCAAACAACTAATAGAGTTTAAAAAAGAAGTAGATAAGCTCATTGATGGTAAAGGGTTGAAAAAAGACGAAGCTGTTTTTAATGTGTTAAGAGAATATATTAAATCATGCAAACCTATTTTATTTGAAGGAAATGGTTATGGTGAAGCTTGGGAAAAGGAAGCAAAAAAACGCGGACTTAGTAATAATAAAACCACACCCGAAGCTCTAAAAATTAAAGTAGCTAAAGAATCAATTGATTTGTTTGAGGAAATGAACGTGTTAAGTGAAATAGAAACCAAAGCACGTTACGAAATTGAGGTTGAAGCCTACATTATGCATATACAGATAGAGGCGAGAGTATTAGGTGATATAGCAAGAAACCATATAGTACCAACAGCGGTTAAGTATCAAAATATTTTGATTGAAAATGTAAAGGGCTTAAAAGAAATTTTTGAAACCGATTTTGAAAAAGTATCCAAAGAACAAATTAATTTAATTAAAGAAATATCAAGCCATATAGAGGCTATAAACACCAAAGTTACCGCCTTAATTAATGAGCGTAAAAAAGCCAATAAGCTAGCCGATATAGAAAAGAAGGCTGCTGCTTATTGTAATCAGGTTAAACCTTTGTTTGAAGATATACGTTACCATTGTGATAAACTAGAATTATTGGTAGATGACGAAATTTGGCCACTAACCAAATACAGAGAAATGTTATTTACAAGGTAG
- a CDS encoding glutamine synthetase beta-grasp domain-containing protein, whose product MAKIKLEYIWLDGYKPTQNMRSKTKVEEHENFKGTLEEIGNWSFDGSSTRQAEGGSSDCILKPVAIYPDPERKNGYLVMTEVLNADGTPHESNARATIDDDDNDFWFGFEQEYFIMDTHTQLPLGFPVGGYPAPQGMYYCSVGGKNTHGRDLVEEHADLCIEAGLNFEGINQEVACGQWEFQLFAKGAKKAGDEIWIARYLLDRLTEKYGYYIEYHPKPLGKDMDWNGSGMHANFSNSTLRTCGDKATYEAICEAFRPVVKEHIAVYGEFNDQRLTGEHETQSIDEFSYGISDRGASIRIPVATVESGWKGWLEDRRPAANGDPYKIAGRIIKTVKSAKI is encoded by the coding sequence ATGGCAAAAATTAAATTAGAGTACATTTGGCTAGATGGTTACAAGCCTACTCAAAACATGAGAAGTAAAACCAAAGTAGAGGAGCATGAGAACTTTAAAGGAACATTAGAAGAAATTGGTAATTGGTCTTTTGACGGGTCTTCAACAAGACAAGCCGAAGGTGGATCTTCAGATTGTATCTTAAAACCTGTAGCTATTTACCCTGATCCAGAACGCAAAAACGGTTACTTAGTTATGACTGAAGTATTAAACGCAGATGGAACACCTCATGAATCTAATGCTAGAGCTACTATTGATGATGATGATAATGATTTCTGGTTTGGTTTTGAGCAAGAGTACTTTATAATGGATACTCACACTCAATTGCCTTTAGGTTTCCCTGTTGGTGGATACCCTGCTCCACAAGGCATGTATTACTGTTCTGTTGGAGGTAAAAACACTCACGGTAGAGATTTAGTTGAGGAACATGCCGATTTATGTATTGAAGCAGGTTTAAACTTTGAAGGTATTAACCAAGAGGTTGCTTGCGGACAGTGGGAATTCCAATTATTTGCTAAAGGTGCCAAAAAAGCTGGTGATGAAATTTGGATTGCTAGATATTTATTAGATAGATTAACTGAAAAATATGGTTACTATATTGAATACCACCCAAAACCACTAGGTAAAGATATGGATTGGAATGGTTCTGGTATGCATGCCAACTTCTCTAACTCTACATTAAGAACTTGTGGAGATAAAGCAACTTACGAAGCTATTTGTGAAGCTTTCCGTCCTGTTGTAAAAGAACACATTGCTGTTTACGGTGAGTTTAACGACCAACGTTTAACTGGTGAGCACGAAACACAATCTATTGATGAATTCTCTTATGGTATTTCTGATAGAGGTGCATCAATCCGTATTCCTGTTGCAACTGTAGAAAGCGGTTGGAAAGGTTGGTTAGAAGATAGAAGACCAGCTGCTAATGGTGACCCATACAAGATTGCAGGAAGAATTATTAAAACTGTTAAATCTGCTAAAATTTAA
- a CDS encoding AraC family transcriptional regulator gives MQHFKTLSAYLNYLELPRSEHPMFSVFTASGDGFLPCPKESSPPITNDCYSISLKKIVKGDLNYGRTQYDFTNGALIFIAPRQVLQWDESVVYNQKGFSINFHEDFLKGTELAHQIKKYGFFSYSANEALHLSPKEEKQIESIVENIDVEYQNNQDQFSKDIIISQLSTLLKYANRFYERQFINRKELSNNLLEQFNEQLSIYFESGEIQENGIPSIEQIAHKLSVSQRYLSDTLKKETGKTSTEHLQLYLIDEAKNMLLNPNKTIAEVAFELGFEYPPYFSRLFKKKAGISPTAYREKYRMN, from the coding sequence ATGCAACATTTTAAAACCCTATCGGCTTATTTAAATTATTTGGAGTTACCAAGATCAGAACACCCAATGTTTAGCGTATTTACGGCATCGGGCGATGGTTTTTTACCTTGCCCAAAAGAAAGTTCGCCACCCATTACAAACGATTGTTATTCCATTAGTTTAAAAAAAATTGTAAAAGGCGATTTAAACTACGGTAGAACTCAATACGATTTCACCAACGGCGCTTTAATTTTTATTGCTCCTAGACAAGTATTACAATGGGATGAAAGCGTGGTTTATAATCAAAAAGGTTTTTCAATTAATTTTCATGAAGATTTTTTAAAAGGAACAGAATTAGCGCATCAAATTAAGAAATATGGTTTTTTTTCGTATTCGGCAAACGAAGCACTTCACCTATCGCCAAAGGAAGAAAAGCAAATAGAATCTATTGTAGAAAATATTGATGTTGAATACCAAAATAATCAAGATCAATTTAGTAAAGACATTATTATTTCGCAATTAAGTACGCTTTTAAAATATGCAAATCGTTTTTACGAAAGGCAGTTTATAAACCGTAAAGAACTTTCAAATAATTTATTAGAGCAGTTTAACGAACAACTATCTATTTATTTTGAATCGGGTGAAATACAAGAAAACGGCATTCCTAGTATAGAACAAATAGCACATAAACTATCGGTTTCACAGCGTTATTTAAGCGATACGCTAAAAAAAGAAACCGGAAAAACCTCAACAGAGCATTTGCAACTTTATTTAATTGATGAAGCTAAGAATATGCTGTTAAATCCTAATAAAACCATTGCTGAAGTTGCTTTTGAATTAGGTTTTGAATATCCGCCATATTTTTCAAGATTATTTAAAAAGAAGGCAGGCATTAGTCCAACCGCTTACCGAGAAAAATATAGAATGAATTAA
- a CDS encoding SDR family oxidoreductase: protein MSTTKFGKKGWTPDRIKNLNGKTFVITGTTSGTGFEAAKILLAKGAKVVMLNRNPKKSKATIATLKQELGNTIDVINISMDLASQASVKEAAEEVLKTVSQIDALMLNAAIAQVPKQTFTVDGVESQMGVNHYSNFLLQALLFPRIEASNGRIVTVGSMGYNLGIKTIQFDDLNWDKNYNPNGVYSQSKLAQIMTAYELQDKLKQAGKTNVKTYACHPGASSTSLIKTSGSLLTRFVWQIMKLTPMVQSAERGAYPELMCATEPDLDQAGFYGPTGRNYWTGPVGECKLEPHAKDKAVMEKLWMVSEEAVGIKWNV, encoded by the coding sequence ATGAGTACAACTAAATTTGGAAAAAAAGGGTGGACACCCGACAGAATAAAAAACTTAAACGGAAAAACATTTGTAATAACTGGTACAACAAGCGGTACCGGTTTTGAAGCTGCAAAAATTTTGTTAGCAAAGGGAGCTAAAGTGGTGATGCTTAATCGTAATCCAAAAAAATCTAAAGCCACTATAGCAACATTAAAACAAGAACTTGGTAATACAATTGATGTTATAAATATCAGTATGGATTTAGCATCTCAAGCATCAGTAAAAGAAGCCGCCGAAGAAGTGCTTAAAACGGTATCACAAATAGATGCCTTAATGCTAAATGCTGCCATTGCACAAGTGCCTAAACAAACCTTTACAGTCGATGGTGTAGAAAGCCAAATGGGTGTAAACCATTATAGCAATTTTTTATTACAAGCTTTACTTTTTCCTAGAATTGAAGCCTCAAACGGGCGCATTGTAACTGTTGGGAGTATGGGTTATAATTTAGGAATAAAAACCATTCAGTTCGACGATTTAAACTGGGATAAAAACTACAATCCTAACGGTGTTTATAGCCAGAGTAAATTAGCGCAAATAATGACGGCTTACGAACTACAAGATAAATTAAAACAAGCAGGAAAAACCAATGTAAAAACGTATGCTTGTCACCCAGGAGCTTCAAGCACATCATTAATTAAAACCAGTGGTAGTTTATTAACTCGTTTTGTTTGGCAAATTATGAAGTTAACACCTATGGTACAATCTGCAGAAAGAGGCGCATATCCAGAATTAATGTGTGCCACAGAACCAGATTTAGATCAAGCAGGGTTTTACGGGCCAACAGGGAGAAATTACTGGACAGGACCAGTTGGTGAGTGCAAATTAGAACCACACGCTAAAGACAAAGCTGTAATGGAAAAACTTTGGATGGTTTCTGAAGAAGCAGTGGGTATAAAATGGAATGTTTAA
- a CDS encoding calcium/sodium antiporter: protein MSVLWVILGFILLVVGGEYLVRSSVALSFKFNISKMVIGMTVVSFATSAPELLVSLNAALTGSPAIAINNVVGSNIANIGLVLGITAMVGSISVDKSFYKLNWPVMMIFSIVLYFFLKNDDKLSTIEGASLFAGLVLFLFILIKSAKKDIVVEEVDESLSVVSNFKIILWLIIGAVALYFGSEWLVNGATQIAETVGVSKGVIGLSLIAIGTSVPELAASVIAAAKQEKAISLGNLIGSNIFNIASVLGLTSMVKPIPVTEASILTNDIFWMLGFSAVLIPLIFLPKRLQISRLKGMFLVAGYGVLMFLIFTRS from the coding sequence ATGAGTGTACTTTGGGTAATCCTTGGTTTTATTTTACTAGTTGTTGGTGGTGAGTATTTAGTGCGTTCTTCAGTAGCACTTTCATTTAAATTCAACATTTCTAAAATGGTTATTGGTATGACGGTGGTTTCATTTGCTACCTCTGCACCAGAGTTATTAGTTAGTTTAAATGCCGCATTAACTGGTTCGCCAGCAATAGCAATTAATAATGTAGTAGGGTCAAACATTGCTAATATAGGTTTGGTTTTGGGTATTACGGCTATGGTAGGGTCTATATCTGTAGATAAATCATTTTATAAACTTAACTGGCCCGTTATGATGATTTTTTCTATTGTACTGTATTTCTTTTTAAAGAATGATGACAAGCTATCAACCATAGAAGGAGCAAGCTTATTTGCGGGTCTTGTATTGTTTCTGTTTATATTAATTAAAAGTGCCAAAAAAGACATAGTAGTAGAGGAGGTAGATGAATCTTTATCGGTAGTGTCTAATTTTAAAATTATACTTTGGTTAATTATAGGGGCTGTAGCACTTTATTTTGGAAGTGAGTGGTTAGTTAACGGTGCTACACAAATAGCAGAAACCGTAGGTGTTAGTAAAGGTGTTATAGGACTTTCTTTAATTGCAATTGGTACCAGTGTACCAGAGTTAGCAGCCTCTGTAATTGCAGCTGCTAAACAAGAAAAAGCCATATCATTAGGTAACTTAATAGGCTCTAATATATTTAATATTGCATCGGTGTTAGGGTTAACGTCAATGGTTAAACCAATTCCTGTAACAGAAGCTAGTATTCTTACAAACGATATTTTTTGGATGTTAGGTTTTTCTGCGGTTCTTATACCTTTAATATTTTTACCAAAAAGACTTCAAATTAGCAGGCTTAAAGGCATGTTTTTAGTAGCGGGTTATGGGGTGTTAATGTTCTTAATTTTTACAAGAAGCTAG
- a CDS encoding BlaI/MecI/CopY family transcriptional regulator codes for MEKLTNKEEEIMHVLWRLEKAFVKDVLAEMKDEKPHYNTLSTIIRNLVDKGYVGYNAYGKTHQYFPIVTKEAYRKRFINTAISNYFNDSYKNMVSFFAKEEKISVEELKEIIELIEKNN; via the coding sequence ATGGAAAAATTAACAAACAAAGAAGAAGAAATAATGCATGTTTTATGGAGGCTTGAAAAAGCTTTTGTGAAAGATGTTTTAGCCGAAATGAAAGATGAAAAACCGCATTATAACACGCTTTCTACTATAATTAGAAACTTGGTAGATAAGGGTTATGTGGGATATAATGCTTACGGAAAAACCCACCAATATTTTCCTATTGTTACCAAGGAAGCTTACAGAAAACGCTTTATTAACACCGCTATTAGTAATTATTTTAATGATTCTTATAAAAATATGGTGTCTTTTTTTGCTAAGGAAGAAAAGATTAGCGTAGAAGAACTAAAAGAAATTATTGAACTTATTGAAAAAAACAACTAG
- a CDS encoding M56 family metallopeptidase: MEYLLKASAIVAIFYLCYKLFLQRDTFFEQHRGFLLIGLFSAFIIPLIVIPVYIERTPLLIDNAVFANAVSANEPIEEPLNFIDIATYLYFAGALFFFIKFLVQLASLTRLLIKNESTKTGRYKYVKTKSKASPFSFFNWIVYNPNLFNKTELELILTHEKVHARQHHSIDILLTQLASIALWFNPFIWLYNKDLKQNLEFIADQNAQRTSGCKKSYQYTLLKTSMPTHQLALTNNFYNSLIKKRIVMLHKSKSKKSNLLKYLLVIPVLAIFLMSFNTKEVFIDTESLLQDNLQNKNSQTNTDSIKTNWNTEFIVEKPFENKDIEMFLISNEFTDTDFKELTEKLKSKGITAKFKGIKRNSEGQIIAIKINLSSKQSNANYNISANDPIKPIKISLEDGGKSISIGTASHHKAYFISKDNNHDIGKIEDVFFFSDDDGVYETHKEIHIIKSDSLKWKTNGKEAKNIIIKKNKNVEVISGDDHEKHIEVIIENDDDSKNKEERIFIVKKQSDDKNAFKVKTIASDKNKSKLVFMSDEEENPLFIIDGKEVEKDPIKGLNPEDIESINVLKDESAIKKYGDKGKNGVIIITTKKDK, translated from the coding sequence ATGGAATACTTATTAAAAGCCAGTGCTATTGTTGCCATTTTTTATTTGTGCTATAAATTATTCTTGCAACGAGATACCTTTTTTGAACAACACAGAGGGTTTCTTTTAATTGGGTTATTTTCGGCGTTTATAATTCCTTTAATTGTAATACCTGTTTACATTGAAAGAACTCCGTTATTAATAGATAATGCTGTATTTGCTAATGCTGTTTCTGCTAACGAACCTATTGAAGAACCTTTAAACTTTATAGACATAGCTACTTACTTATATTTTGCTGGAGCCTTATTCTTTTTTATTAAATTTTTAGTGCAATTGGCTTCTTTAACACGCCTTTTAATTAAGAATGAAAGTACAAAAACAGGAAGATATAAGTATGTTAAAACCAAAAGCAAAGCATCTCCTTTTTCGTTTTTTAACTGGATAGTTTATAACCCTAATTTATTTAATAAAACCGAGTTAGAACTTATTTTAACTCATGAAAAAGTACATGCCCGCCAGCACCACTCTATTGATATTCTATTAACGCAATTGGCTAGTATTGCACTGTGGTTTAACCCATTTATATGGCTATATAACAAAGACTTAAAGCAAAACTTAGAATTTATTGCAGACCAAAATGCACAACGTACATCTGGCTGTAAAAAAAGCTACCAATACACCTTATTAAAAACAAGTATGCCAACTCATCAATTGGCTTTAACTAATAATTTTTATAATTCATTAATCAAAAAACGAATAGTTATGTTACACAAATCAAAATCAAAAAAATCAAACTTATTAAAGTACCTTTTAGTTATTCCTGTTTTAGCCATTTTTTTAATGAGCTTTAATACTAAAGAGGTTTTTATTGATACTGAAAGTCTGTTACAGGACAACCTTCAGAATAAAAATTCACAAACAAATACAGACTCAATAAAAACCAATTGGAATACTGAATTTATAGTTGAAAAACCCTTTGAAAACAAAGACATAGAAATGTTTTTAATAAGCAATGAATTTACAGATACCGATTTTAAAGAGCTGACCGAAAAATTAAAAAGCAAAGGTATTACTGCTAAGTTTAAAGGCATAAAACGCAATAGCGAAGGCCAAATAATAGCTATTAAAATTAATTTAAGTTCTAAACAATCTAACGCTAATTACAATATAAGTGCTAATGACCCTATTAAACCAATTAAAATTTCTTTAGAAGATGGTGGTAAAAGTATTTCTATTGGAACTGCTTCTCATCATAAAGCCTATTTTATTTCTAAAGATAACAATCATGATATAGGTAAAATTGAAGATGTATTTTTCTTCTCTGATGATGATGGGGTTTATGAAACACATAAAGAAATTCATATTATAAAAAGTGATTCTTTAAAATGGAAAACAAATGGTAAAGAAGCCAAAAACATTATTATTAAAAAAAATAAAAATGTTGAAGTTATTTCTGGCGATGACCATGAAAAACACATTGAAGTAATTATTGAAAATGATGACGACTCAAAAAATAAAGAGGAAAGAATATTTATAGTAAAAAAACAAAGTGATGACAAAAACGCCTTTAAAGTAAAAACAATTGCAAGTGACAAAAACAAAAGCAAACTTGTTTTTATGAGCGATGAAGAAGAAAACCCTTTATTCATTATTGACGGAAAAGAAGTAGAAAAAGACCCTATAAAAGGTTTAAATCCAGAAGATATAGAGTCTATTAATGTTTTAAAAGACGAATCGGCTATAAAAAAATATGGTGATAAGGGTAAAAATGGGGTTATAATCATTACTACTAAAAAAGATAAGTAA
- a CDS encoding helix-turn-helix domain-containing protein: MEAAKQALERGRGSVTEVMFDCGYRDPKAFRDVFKNIVGISPMEYKRKYERIAIG; this comes from the coding sequence GTGGAAGCGGCCAAACAAGCATTGGAGAGGGGAAGGGGATCGGTAACCGAAGTGATGTTCGACTGCGGTTATCGCGACCCTAAAGCCTTTCGGGATGTATTTAAAAACATTGTGGGGATTAGTCCGATGGAGTATAAGCGGAAGTATGAGCGCATTGCTATTGGCTGA